Part of the Streptomyces sp. NBC_00457 genome, GTGGGCCATGGTCGAGGCGATGTTGACGATGGTTCCGCCGCCGCCCCTGCGCATCGACGGAGCCACAGCCCTGATGCCGAGGAACTGACCGGTGACGTTGACACTGAAGGTCTGCTCCCAGGCACGGAGTTCGGTGTGTTCGATAGGGGCCGCCGGGTTCTGGACGCCCGCGTTGTTCACCAGGATGCTGACCGGCCCGAAGTGGCCTTCGACTTCGCGCACCGCCGCCGCCCAGTCGTCCTCGCTGGCGACATCCAGGTGAACGGACAGAGCCCGATGACCGAGCTGAGCAGCGAGTTCGCGGCCGGCGTCGTCGTCGCGGCCGGCGATGACGACGTTCGCCCCCTCGGCGTGGTAGCCCCGCACATGGCTGCTGCCCATGCCGCCGCTGCCGCCCGTGACGATGACGGTCTGGCCCTCGAAGCGTCCCATGATGCGTCCTTCCAGGTTTGCATGAATGGTGAGTCGAGTGACTCACCTCCTCTCTCAAGGTAAGAGCGGAACTAGAGGTGAGTCAAGTGACTCACCTCGCAGCGAGGGGCATACTGGAGGGCATGACGGCACAGCCTTCGGAATACCACCGGCGCGTGGCGGCGCAGAAGCGGACGGCCATCGTCGAGGCAGCGACGAAGCTGTTCCTCGACTCCGGCTACGACGGCACCTCGCTGGCCCGTATCGCCGAGGAGGCCGGAGTGTCGAGGGCGACTCTGTTCAAGCAGTTCACCACCAAGGCGGCCCTGTTCGAGGCGATCGTCACCGAACACTGGAAGGTCGACGACGAGGAGGCGCCACTTCCCGAGCCGGGCAACCTCCGCGCAGGGCTCGAGGTCCTCGGACGCCGGTACGTTGCGCTGCTCACGCGGCCCGGCATGGCCGCCCTCCACCGCATCGTCATCGCCGAGGTGCCGCGCTTCCCGGAGCTCGGCGCGACCCAGTTCAAGCTCGGCAAGATGCCCTACTTCGAATCGGTCCGCCGCTACCTGGCAGCGGAAAACGCCGCCGGTACAGCCGTGCTCGACGATGCGGAGATGGCAGCGACCCAATTCCTTGGGATGATCTCCAACTACGTGTTCTGGCCGCGGATGCTGCTCGCCCGCTGGGAACCCGACGACTCCTCCGTCATGAACGCGGTCGATCAAGCGGTGCAGACCATGCTCGCCCGATACGGGGCGCCGGGACTCGCGGCACCTGAGACGCCTGAGTGAGTGGGGAGGTGCGCGACTCCCAGGAGCAGCACGGTCTCCCTCGCCACGACACTCGCGGGTCATCATCGGCCCATGCGCTACAAAAACAGCACTCTGAAGATCATCGCGCCTCTTGTGGGTGCGGCCGCAGTGGTGGCCTGTCAGCAGGCGCCTGGGGAACGAGCTGGGGAACAACAGGGCCCCGGTGTGCCGGTGACGTACGTCGGGATGTGGGTCACCGCGGACAATCACATCCGGCAGGAACTCCTCCCGAACGGTCGTTACGACGAGGCTCGGGGCGGGCGCGGAAGCGCGTATACCGGCCGCTACTGGGTGAACGGAAATCACATCGAGTACGCGGACGACACGGGTTTCACCGCCGACGGAGAGTTCGAGGGCGACATCCTTCACCACGGTGGCTACGTCTTCTACCGCGAGGACAGCCCGGCCCACCGCAAGGCCACCGGCAAAGACGCATGAGGGAGCAACCCAGCCGCAGCTTCTGTCCGTCATCGGCACCAGCCTAGGAGTATCGCGGCCACCTTGGGCTGCTGCGTCGGACGTGCGGCGGGACTACCGTCGATGGCATGGACAGCGACAACCTTCTGGGGCAGTTTCTGCGAGCTCGACGCGGCCTTGTGCGGCCCGAGGAACAGGGCGTTCCCGTGATTGGCCACCGCCGCGTGGCGGGTCTGCGCCGGGAGGAAGTGGCCATGCTGTCCGGGCTGAGCACCGACTACTACGTGCGCCTGGAACAGGGCCGCGAGAGGAATCCGTCGGTGCAGGTGGTCGACGCGCTGGCCCGCACGCTGATGCTGGACGACGAAGGGATCGCCCATCTGCACCAGCTGGCCCGGCCCATGCCGGGACGCTCCCGCAAGAGCACCCGGCGCCAGCCGGTCAGCCCCTCGCTGCTGCAGATGATGAACGGCTGGACCGACACCCCTGCCGTGATCCTGGGGCGTTGTATGGACGTACTGGCGCACAACGCCCTGGGCGGCGCCCTGTTCGCCGGCCACACCTACAGCGGGGACCTGATGCGGCTCGTCTTCCTCGACCCCGACGCCCGGGACTTCTACCCGGACTGGGACCGGGTCGCCGCCAACACGGTCGGCGGTCTGCGCGAGGCGGCGGGAACCGACTACGACGACCCGCAGTTGATCGAGCTGGTCGGCGAACTGTCGCTCAAGAGCGAAGAGTTCCGCAGGCTGTGGGCGCGTCATGACATCCGCCAGAAGAGGCACGAGACCAAACGCTTCCGGCACCCGGTCGTCGGCGAACTCACCCTGGCCTACGAGTCGTTGACCATCAACAGCGCCCCGGGTCAGCAACTGGTCGTCTACCAGGCCGAGCCCGCCGGCCCCTCCGCCCACGCACTGTCACTGCTCGGCAGCCTCACCGCGACGGAGACGGCGCGGAATTCGGATTCCGCGCAACAGGACATCACCACAGACTGACCGGCCTCACCCGACCGCCATTCCTTGAAGTCCGCCGCGCCCGTCCGCCGCGCCCGTACGCCGCGGTGTCTACGGTCGAGCGATGAGCGAAGCAGTACGCTCGGCCGTTCATGACTCCACGCCGTCGGCGGGGAACCAACCGGTCCGCGGGGCCGCCGACGGCCGCCTGTCCGCCGACGGCCGCGCCGCTACGGCCGCTGCCGCGCGGGCCGGATGACCATCTCGTTGACGTCGACATCCGCCGGCTGGCCGATCGCGTAGGAGATCGCACGAGCAATGGCATCGGGCGGGATGGCAGCCGAGCGGTAGGTCTTCATCGCCGCCGCGGCTCCCGGTTCGGTGATGGTGTCGGCCAGTTCGGACTCGACGACGCCGGGTGAGACGGTGGTGACCCTGATGAACGGCTCGGCCTCCTGCCGCAGGCCTTCGGTGATCGCCCGGGCCGCGTACTTCGTGGCGCAGTACACCGCGGCCGTGGGGACCACGGAGTAGGCGCCGACCGACGCGATGGTGATGAAGTGCCCGCTGCTCTGGCGCTGGAAGTGCGGCATGGCCGCGGCGATGCCGTGCAGCAGCCCGTTGACGTTGACGTTGATCATCCGGTCCCACTCGTCCACCAGCAGCGAGTCCAGGCGCGACAGCGGCATCACACCGGCGTTGTTGACCATCACGTCGATATGCCCCTGATCGGCAACCGTCTCGTCGACGAACCTGGCCACGTCGGCCCGGTCGGTGACGTCGAGACGGCGTACGTCGATGCTGCCGCCGTCAGCTCGGATGCTCTTGGCCAGGCTGGTCAGCCGATCCTCCCGACGCCCACCGGCAACGACGTGATGCCCTTCCGCGGCAAGCCGCCTGGCGATGCCTTCACCGATGCCACTCGTGGCACCCGTGACGAGCACGACCTTGCGGCCGCCCTGCTCTGTGGTCCGAGACGTTGTCCGTGTCACGGCGTCCTCCTTGTCCAGTCAGGGCCCAAGCCCCGTCGGCACTTCGTTCACCTGCGAACTTGCCGTGTTTTGGAGGGCGGGAGAAGGCCGGGATCTTCCTAGGAGCCCCGCACCCACCACCTGACGTCGGCTCGCGATGTCAGGTCCGGCCTGACGGGCTGCGGCAGGGCCATTTTCCATCGTCGAGGACATCCAAGGTAGATTTAATCTACGTAAGACGTTGCCTACGTTTATCTCTAAGAGGACCGCCGATGGACTTCAAAGGCAGAGCGGCCGATCTCGATTTGTTGAGCCAGCAGCTCGGGTTGGTGATCGAAGGCGCGGGAGGCACCCGAGGGCAGGCCGTGATCATGACCGGGCGGCGGCGTGTGGGGAAGTCCCGTCTGGTTCAGGAGTTCTGCGACCGGTCCGGGGTTCCGTACGTGGTGTTCCAGGCGACCCGGGGCCGTAATGCCGTGGCCGAGCGGGCGGACTTCACCGCGGCGCTGGCGCAGTCCGCCGCTCTGCCGGGAGCGGAGCTGGTGGCGGGGTTGCAGGCCGCGGACTGGAATCAGGCGCTGCGCTCACTGGCCATCGCGCTACCGGACGACGCCCCGAGCATCGCTGTGATCGACGAGGTGCCGTGGCTGGTGGAGCAGGACGCGGAGTTCGAGGGGGCGCTGCAGACGGTCTGGGACCGTCATCTCTCCGCCAAGCCGGTCCTGCTCGTCCTGGTCGGCAGTGACATGTCGGTGATGGAGGCCCTGCAGTCCTACGGCCGTCCGTTCTTCGGGCGGGCGACGAAGATGACCGTCCAGCCGCTGCACCTGGCCGATGTGCAGGCGATGACGGAACTCGACGCAGCAAACGCGGTGGACGCGTTGCTGATCACGGGAGGCTTTCCGGAGATCGTCCAGTCGTGGCGGCCGGGGATGAGCCGGGCGGACTTCCTGCGGGCGGCGGTGAACAACCCGCTGTCGCCGTTGCTGGTAGCGGGTGAGCTGTCGCTCCTCGGGGAGTTTCCCGAAGCTTCGCTGTCGCGGGCGGTGCTGGAGGCGGTGGGCAGTGGCGAGCGGACCTTCTCCGCCATCGCCGCCCAGGCCGGCGGGGCGGGAGCGCTGCCGTCGGGCACGCTGTCTCCGTTGCTGAACACCCTGCAGGCCAAGCGGGTCCTGGCGGCCGACCTGCCCCTGTCCGGGAAGGCCGACACCAAGAACAAGCGCTACCGCATCGCCGATCCGTACCTGCGGTTCTGGCTGGCCTTCCTGCAGCGAGGAATCCCGCTCATCGAACGCGGCCGTGGCGATCTGGCCCTGGAGCGCATCGAGCGCTCATGGACGACCTGGCGGGGACGCGCCGTCGAGCCGGTCGTTCGCGAGTCACTCCTACGGTTGCTGCCCGACGAGCACTGGCCTGAGACAGAGGCGGTGGGCGGTTGGTGGAACCGGCAGAACAACCCCGAGGTCGACCTGATCGGCGCGGACCGCGAACCCGTGGCGGGCGCGGTGCACTTCGTCGGCTCCATCAAGTGGCTGGAGTCCCAGCCTTTCGGCAGACGTGAATACGACACTCTCGTCCGGGACGTGCCGGCCGTACCCGGCGCCGGCCCGGACACCCCGCTGGTCGCAGTGTCCCGCAGCGGCGTGACCGACGATCTTCCCCTTGCGGCGCACTGGGGACCCGAAGAACTGGTACGGGCTTGGCAGTAGCCGGGGGCGCGGCACAGGGTTCGTATTTCAGGGGGTGGTGCGCGGAAGGCATGTCGTGAGCGGATGGTTTCCATAGACTTGCTCGCGGTTTGCACGGCTACTGGTCAGGCGGAACATCGACGCAGCTCAGAGGTCGATTTCAGTAGTACGGGACCTATCCCCGGCGTATAGCCCGGCCCGCCTGCCTTCGGTGTTCTGACCGGGACTTATGGCCTGGTCGGGGCCCTTCTCGTGTCTGTACGCTTCCTGCTTCCACCTGGGAATTCCCGGGAGCTCCCGCGGCAGTGTGCCCGTGTTGTGCAGGCAAGTCCCGGATGCGTTGCTGCACTTCTCGAATCGGCGTGAACTCGGCAAGGTCCTGGGCCCACCGGGAGGCGCTGACGGCCCGCCCCCAAGGGACAGGTCATCGTGATGCCGCTCAGCGTGAGGCGCCCTCGGGCCACAACACCCGTACGGGGACGCCGTTGCGTTCGGCGTAGTTCACGACGTCCGCCGTCCCGCCGTAGCCCCGCGCGGGTTTCCCGTCCCACACGGCCAGCAGCTCATCCACCAGGCCGACGAGGATTTCGCTGCCCGCCTGGTGGGCCTCGGACGTCGACTCGCTCATGCCGGTTTCGTGCACGTCGGCAGCCTGCCGGATCAGCTTGTCGTACGTGTCGTGATGCCACTCGGGGAGGCTGTCGCGGTACTCAGTGGCCGGAATGACGACTTCGAGGCGCCCGCCGTGCGCCAGGACCGCCTCCGCGAACCAGGCATCGGGACCGTCGGCGATGCACGAGACGGCGACCAGCTCTGAGGTGTCGTAGCCGCGTACCGCTGCGTCGAGCATCGCTCGCACACGTTCCTCGACCTCCGCGCTCAGCCCGCGGTGTCCCGTGATCCCCACCCGCACTGTGTACCTCCTTACAGGTAGACGCCGTGCAGTTGCTCGTCGAAGTCCCGTACCACCTTGGGCGGTGCGGTGGTCGTGAGAGTACGGCGCATGGTGCGCGCCCGCTCCACGATCCGCCCCGACCGGTATTTGAGCCCGGTGTTCAGCGCGCGGGAGGCGAGGGCGAACGCCGCCTCGACGCGTCCTGAGGCGAGATGGCCGGAAGCGATGTCGAGCACCAGCAGGGCGCGCTGTTTCTCGTGGCCGGTGGCAAGCGCCTCGGTGTCCTCGGAGAGCACCCAGTCGGCGAGGCCGAGCCGTGCGCCGCAGGCCACTCGGGCGGCGGCGACCTTCGTTTCGGTGAAGGTGAACACCCATGGCCATGGCGGCGGTTCTTGACCGTTCAGGGTTGCAACGGAGGCCCGTGACGATGTCAGCGACCGGTCGGCACGGCGTCGGTCTCCGACAGTCGCGTGTGCCAGGGCCTCGACGCTGGAGAGCCACGCGTCCGCGATGGCGGGGCGCTGGTCGCCGAGCGCGCGGCGGGCCTTCGCCGCGAGGTTCAGGCCCTGGACGCCGTTACCCGCATAGGCCTCGAACTGGGCCAGACTGCCGGTCTGGTAGGCCATCAGCAGCGGATTGCCGGCCGCCTTGGCGGCCTTGATGGCGGAGCCGTACCAGGTGCGTGCGCTGCCGTTGTCGCCCATGTCCCACGCGAGCCACCCGGCGAGGCTTGCCGCCTCGCTGCCGACGGCCGCGAGGCGGGGACGCTGCTCGGCGCCCGCGTCGCGGGTGATGCTCTGGATCAGGCGCACGTGGGCGCGTACGGACTCCTCCAGGTCCCGGGAGGGGGTTGAGCCGTCGAGCCGCCTGTAGGCGGACGTGCTCAGACGGAGGGCTGCCGCCTGCCCACTGGTCGTGTCGGCTGCGTCGGGCAGTGCGGCCAGAGCTGGGGTCGCGGCCACGGCCACGGCCACGGCCCCGCCGAGGAAGCGGCGTCGGTCCACGTCGTCAGACCCGTCCTTCGCGTGTGTCTGGGGGTGGCTGTCGGCGAGTCCGACCAGTGTCGGCGGGATCTCCAGGTGTGCGGCAGCCGTCGCCAGAATGTCGGTGCTGTAGGCCGCGGTTCCCTTCTTCTCCAGACGGGACACGGCGGACTGGCTCATGCCCAGGGCCTGGCCCAAGGCAGTCTGCGTGATCCGCCGGTCGGTGCGGACGAGTTCGATCACCCGCCCGTAATTCCCGGCCCGGGATGCCTCTCGGATCGGCCTTGTCTGGAAATCCACGACCTACCCCCACGCTACGAGTCTCCACGGCACCGCGCGTCTACCCCTACCCGCTGAGCGCATATCCGCATGCGGGTGCCGCATGTGTGATGGTCCCACGTCACACAGTGATCGTTGACTAGGTGTCAGCACAACGCCCGTCTCTCCAGCGGGAGTTCGGGCGCCTGTGCGACGGCGGTACGCCCCCAGTTCTTGGCCGGGGACGAACCGTCCCCCCGCACCCGGACCAAGGCGTGATCCATGACGATGACGGCGACCAGGCCCCGCCCCAAGGGGCACCCCGGCTACAGCGAAACCCACCCCCGCATCGAAGCGACGGCGCCCCAGGCCCGTGGCCTGGTCCGCACCGCCTGCGCCATATGGGGCCTCCCGGACGAGGTGACCGAGGCGGCGTCTGTAGTGATGGCCGAACTCGTCTCCAACGCGGTGCGTCACGCCTCAGGCCCATCAGTGCGGGTCACCGTCGACCGGCTCGGCCACGAACGCGTGCGCCTGGCGGTCGTCGACCGCGCTCCCCACCGGCTTCCGGACCTGTGCGCCCCGGAGGATGAGGAGCAGAGCGGGCGCGGGCTGGTTCTCGTCGAGGCCATGAGCGATCGGTGGGGCTACGACCTGCTCGGCCCCGCCCGCCGCCCGTGGGGCAAGCGCTGCTGGGCCGAACTCGCCGTGAAGCAGGTAGCTCTGTGATCCTCGACGGCTTGGACGCAGACCTGGAGGAGGAGCGGTCCTGGCCATCGCGCTGGCCCCGAAGAATCCGGATCGCATGGAGACAGGTAGCGGTCCAGCTCCTCTTCGTCATCGCGGTCACTGCTTTCGTGCTCGCCCTGTTCTCCTGCGGCGCCGACTGGTGATCTCCAGCGGTCCGCCCCCTCATCCCTGTCCCGTCGACGAGAGCACCTACCAGTGCACCAGGCAAGGCGAAGCCGAGCAGAGTGCACACCTATGGATCACACGAAGGAGAGATGACACATGACAGCAGCAGAGCAGCTCGCTCCCGCCCGCCCGTGGGGCGCCGGCCGCCTCGCCCCGTACCCGACCACGGTGAACCTGCCGTTCACGTCGGTCACGATCGACCCGGCGACGCAGACCGGCGTGCTCCGCGACGGTGAAGGGTTGGTAGTGGAGATGGGCAAGCACGGCACCAGTTCCGCGACTTCGACGACCACCGTGACCAACCTGGATTCGCGCAACGACCAGGGATCCGACCAGGACTCACAGCAGGACTGACGCGTATGGCCGAGACCGACAGGCCCGTCCTCGTGGCCACCGAAGCCTTCGATCTGACCGCCGACATGGTGATCACCGAACTCAACCGCAAGGGCATTCCGGTGGTCCGCTTCAACCCTGCTGACATCGGTAGGGACCTGACGGTCTCGGCTCAGTTCGGTGTCTGCCCGACCCTCGTGGCCGGGCAACTTCGCACTACGTCGAGAACTGCCGACCTGGAGCACGTCAGAGCGGTGTACTGGCGCCGCCCCGTCTGGCCCGCCTTCGAGAACCTGGAGGCCGACGATGCTCGATTCGCCGCCGCCCAGGTCCGTTGCGGGCTTGGCGGCATCCTCTACGCCCTCGACGGCCCACTGTGGTTGAACCACCCTCTGAGGGAAGCGGCTGCCGATTACAAGCCCGCCCAACTCGCCCTGGCCCAGCGTCTGGGCCTCAAGGTGCCGCCAACCATTGTCACGAACGACCCTGACGCCGCACGGGAGTTCATCCAGGAACACGGTCAAGTGATCTACAAGACGCTGCGGTGGACGCCGTACGAGCGAGACGGAATCGGTCTCACCTCGTGGGCGGAGCCGGTCAGCTCCGACGAGATCACCGAAGCCGTGCGCGTCACCCCGCACTTGTTTCAGGCCCGTGTGGTCAAGACGGCGGATCTGCGGGTTCTCCTCGTCGGCGAGCGGGTGTTCGCCGTACGGATCGACTCCGGTCTGTTGGACTGGCGCAAGGACTACAGCGCGCTCACGTACCACGTGGTAGACCTGCCCGATCGCCTGACGAAGACCCTGCGCGCCTACCTCGACCACTACGGTCTCACTTCCGGCAGCTTCGACCTTGCCGTCGACCGCGCCGGCGAACCGCACTGGCTGGAGCTGAACCCCAACGGCCAGTGGGGCTGGCTGGAGGAGAACACCGGGCTGCCTATGGCTGCCGCGTTCGCCGACCTGCTCACCCGAGGAGAACCCCGATGACTCAGACCGCTCCACAGCGACGCGCACTTGCCGAACGGCTCCAGGCGGCCGGAGTCCTCACAACCGCCGCATGGCGGGCTGCCGTCGAGGCCGTACCGCGTGAACTGTTCCTCAATCCGGGTGTGTTCCTGCCCGCCGAAGGCGGACTCTGGCGCTCTGTAACGGCCCTCGGTACCGACCCTGCCGAGTGGGCCGAGATCGCCTACAGCGACCAGTCCCTGGCCACTCAGCTCGATGGACACCTGACCGCCGACCAGACCGGTGAGCCGGTCCGCGGCACACCCACCTCGTCCTCGACCACGCCCGTGACGGTGGTCGGCATGATCGAACATCTCGACGTCGACGACGGGCATACGGTGCTGGAGATCGGCACCGGCACCGGCTACTCGACCGCCCTGATGTGTCACCGGCTCGGCGAGGACAACGTCACCACGATCGAGGTGGACCAGCAGGTCGCGGCCCGTGCGGATGCTGCACTGGAAGAGGCCGGGTTCTCCACGTGGACCGTGACCGGTGACGGGCTTCTCGGCCACCCTCGCCGGGCACCGTACGACCGGGTGATCGCCACTTGTGCCGTACGCCGCATCCCGTACACATGGGTACGCCAGACCCGGCCGGGCGGGATCATTCTCGCCACCGTCGGCTCATGGGCGTACGGGACCGGCCTCGCGAAGGTCACTGTCAACGAAGCCGGTTCAGCTGAGGGGCGCATCATCGGCCGGTCGTCCTTCATGCACGCTCGCGCACAGGCCGCCGTACCTCTGGCCGGGGATCTGTCGGCCCGCACCGCCTACGCCGACACCGAGCGGGAGGCGAAGGTGCCACCGACGCTGCTGGACGACTGGATGCCCGCCTTCCTCGCCCAGCTTGCCGCCCCGAGGGCCCAGTTCGTGAAAGCAGCCAGCGCAGACGGAACGCTGTCGCTGTACCTGTTCGACGCAGACCGCGAGTCGTTCGCAGCCTTCACCGAGGGCGCCTCCGGCTGGACGGTCCGCCAAGGCGGCCCCGTCTCCCTGTGGGACGACGTCGAAGCGGCCCTAACCGCGTGGCAGGACGCCGGACAGCCCGACATCAGCGCGATACGCGTTCACATCACCGAGCGGGCTCACACGTACTGGATCGGAGGACAGCGGATCACCACGCCGAGCGGTGAGAAGTGGATCGGGGAGAAGCCGGTACTGCGGTGGGAACACCCCATCCGCTGACCGCTGACATTCGTTCGGGCCCCAGCTAGTTCCGCGCCGGGGCCCGAGCCTTACGCCGTTCCCGAGTAGCGGGATTCACTTGGCGCCGGCCCGGCTGAGCAGCAGATCAGCCGTGGCAGTGTGCACACGAGGTGCACGACCTCTGGCCAGGCGGAACGCTCGCGCAGGTCAGACGCCGTGGTCACGAATCACATGGCTGTCCCCGGGCGTATAGCCCGACTCGTCGGCGGCTCTGCATCTCCACAGGCCAGAGGCCGTGGTTTCCGGTGAATCAACGCCCAGGTCGAATTCGGGCCTTGCCGGATGAGTGGGAAGGTGAAGATCGGCGCTCGGTTGGCCGCAGCGTGCAGCCTGAACGGGCTGCGCCAGGGGCCCTGACACCGGAGGGCAACGGGGTCAACGCACGACGCGAGTTCTTCCACGTCCCCCTGGCTCCGTTCCGTGACGCCCTCGCCCGTCTGCCCAGGCCAGCACCTTCTGTAGTTCTACGAAGAACCGGACGCCCCGGAATGGCGAGTCGTGTCGGCGCGACGCACCGCTGACGGATATCTGGGGTGGCAGGGGAGATCGGGCACCGAATTTGCTGCCGCCACTTTGACCACCCGTACGACTGCCAGTACCGCCAGGTACGCTTAAACACATCGTCAACGCGGCCCGACGGGCTTCCGCTCCACCCCGGTGGAGTCTCGAAGGACATGCCCCCACCCGCACGAGTCTTTTCGTGCTGCCTGGGGGAAGTCCTTGCTGTTCCGCGCGTCCGCGAAAACGGTCGCCGTCATGGCACTCGACGGTTCGTTGTTCCTGCACCTCACCGACCAGTTCGTCCACATGCACGGCTATCGGCCCGGAGCCTCGGAGATGCGTTCCTGGGAGCGCA contains:
- the tgmB gene encoding ATP-grasp ribosomal peptide maturase; the protein is MAETDRPVLVATEAFDLTADMVITELNRKGIPVVRFNPADIGRDLTVSAQFGVCPTLVAGQLRTTSRTADLEHVRAVYWRRPVWPAFENLEADDARFAAAQVRCGLGGILYALDGPLWLNHPLREAAADYKPAQLALAQRLGLKVPPTIVTNDPDAAREFIQEHGQVIYKTLRWTPYERDGIGLTSWAEPVSSDEITEAVRVTPHLFQARVVKTADLRVLLVGERVFAVRIDSGLLDWRKDYSALTYHVVDLPDRLTKTLRAYLDHYGLTSGSFDLAVDRAGEPHWLELNPNGQWGWLEENTGLPMAAAFADLLTRGEPR
- a CDS encoding glucose 1-dehydrogenase is translated as MGRFEGQTVIVTGGSGGMGSSHVRGYHAEGANVVIAGRDDDAGRELAAQLGHRALSVHLDVASEDDWAAAVREVEGHFGPVSILVNNAGVQNPAAPIEHTELRAWEQTFSVNVTGQFLGIRAVAPSMRRGGGGTIVNIASTMAHVGTAFYAPYTASKWAVRGLTKTAALELGRDNIRVNSIHPGVVSTPLINEPTVAGQPAIADFYSPAPFAIPRLAEPADITRLLLFITSQDASFATGSEFVLDGGLLLGPALQPEADIAA
- the tgmC gene encoding ATP-grasp peptide maturase system methyltransferase; translated protein: MTQTAPQRRALAERLQAAGVLTTAAWRAAVEAVPRELFLNPGVFLPAEGGLWRSVTALGTDPAEWAEIAYSDQSLATQLDGHLTADQTGEPVRGTPTSSSTTPVTVVGMIEHLDVDDGHTVLEIGTGTGYSTALMCHRLGEDNVTTIEVDQQVAARADAALEEAGFSTWTVTGDGLLGHPRRAPYDRVIATCAVRRIPYTWVRQTRPGGIILATVGSWAYGTGLAKVTVNEAGSAEGRIIGRSSFMHARAQAAVPLAGDLSARTAYADTEREAKVPPTLLDDWMPAFLAQLAAPRAQFVKAASADGTLSLYLFDADRESFAAFTEGASGWTVRQGGPVSLWDDVEAALTAWQDAGQPDISAIRVHITERAHTYWIGGQRITTPSGEKWIGEKPVLRWEHPIR
- a CDS encoding ATP-binding protein; this translates as MDFKGRAADLDLLSQQLGLVIEGAGGTRGQAVIMTGRRRVGKSRLVQEFCDRSGVPYVVFQATRGRNAVAERADFTAALAQSAALPGAELVAGLQAADWNQALRSLAIALPDDAPSIAVIDEVPWLVEQDAEFEGALQTVWDRHLSAKPVLLVLVGSDMSVMEALQSYGRPFFGRATKMTVQPLHLADVQAMTELDAANAVDALLITGGFPEIVQSWRPGMSRADFLRAAVNNPLSPLLVAGELSLLGEFPEASLSRAVLEAVGSGERTFSAIAAQAGGAGALPSGTLSPLLNTLQAKRVLAADLPLSGKADTKNKRYRIADPYLRFWLAFLQRGIPLIERGRGDLALERIERSWTTWRGRAVEPVVRESLLRLLPDEHWPETEAVGGWWNRQNNPEVDLIGADREPVAGAVHFVGSIKWLESQPFGRREYDTLVRDVPAVPGAGPDTPLVAVSRSGVTDDLPLAAHWGPEELVRAWQ
- a CDS encoding helix-turn-helix transcriptional regulator, with product MDSDNLLGQFLRARRGLVRPEEQGVPVIGHRRVAGLRREEVAMLSGLSTDYYVRLEQGRERNPSVQVVDALARTLMLDDEGIAHLHQLARPMPGRSRKSTRRQPVSPSLLQMMNGWTDTPAVILGRCMDVLAHNALGGALFAGHTYSGDLMRLVFLDPDARDFYPDWDRVAANTVGGLREAAGTDYDDPQLIELVGELSLKSEEFRRLWARHDIRQKRHETKRFRHPVVGELTLAYESLTINSAPGQQLVVYQAEPAGPSAHALSLLGSLTATETARNSDSAQQDITTD
- a CDS encoding SDR family oxidoreductase, translating into MTRTTSRTTEQGGRKVVLVTGATSGIGEGIARRLAAEGHHVVAGGRREDRLTSLAKSIRADGGSIDVRRLDVTDRADVARFVDETVADQGHIDVMVNNAGVMPLSRLDSLLVDEWDRMINVNVNGLLHGIAAAMPHFQRQSSGHFITIASVGAYSVVPTAAVYCATKYAARAITEGLRQEAEPFIRVTTVSPGVVESELADTITEPGAAAAMKTYRSAAIPPDAIARAISYAIGQPADVDVNEMVIRPARQRP
- a CDS encoding TetR/AcrR family transcriptional regulator, whose amino-acid sequence is MTAQPSEYHRRVAAQKRTAIVEAATKLFLDSGYDGTSLARIAEEAGVSRATLFKQFTTKAALFEAIVTEHWKVDDEEAPLPEPGNLRAGLEVLGRRYVALLTRPGMAALHRIVIAEVPRFPELGATQFKLGKMPYFESVRRYLAAENAAGTAVLDDAEMAATQFLGMISNYVFWPRMLLARWEPDDSSVMNAVDQAVQTMLARYGAPGLAAPETPE
- a CDS encoding helix-turn-helix domain-containing protein — encoded protein: MIELVRTDRRITQTALGQALGMSQSAVSRLEKKGTAAYSTDILATAAAHLEIPPTLVGLADSHPQTHAKDGSDDVDRRRFLGGAVAVAVAATPALAALPDAADTTSGQAAALRLSTSAYRRLDGSTPSRDLEESVRAHVRLIQSITRDAGAEQRPRLAAVGSEAASLAGWLAWDMGDNGSARTWYGSAIKAAKAAGNPLLMAYQTGSLAQFEAYAGNGVQGLNLAAKARRALGDQRPAIADAWLSSVEALAHATVGDRRRADRSLTSSRASVATLNGQEPPPWPWVFTFTETKVAAARVACGARLGLADWVLSEDTEALATGHEKQRALLVLDIASGHLASGRVEAAFALASRALNTGLKYRSGRIVERARTMRRTLTTTAPPKVVRDFDEQLHGVYL
- a CDS encoding Atu4866 domain-containing protein, with product MWVTADNHIRQELLPNGRYDEARGGRGSAYTGRYWVNGNHIEYADDTGFTADGEFEGDILHHGGYVFYREDSPAHRKATGKDA
- the tgmA gene encoding putative ATP-grasp-modified RiPP, with product MTAAEQLAPARPWGAGRLAPYPTTVNLPFTSVTIDPATQTGVLRDGEGLVVEMGKHGTSSATSTTTVTNLDSRNDQGSDQDSQQD
- a CDS encoding ATP-binding protein; translated protein: MTMTATRPRPKGHPGYSETHPRIEATAPQARGLVRTACAIWGLPDEVTEAASVVMAELVSNAVRHASGPSVRVTVDRLGHERVRLAVVDRAPHRLPDLCAPEDEEQSGRGLVLVEAMSDRWGYDLLGPARRPWGKRCWAELAVKQVAL